The following nucleotide sequence is from Gammaproteobacteria bacterium.
CGGAGGATTCATTGTTGTATTTTAACGCAATTGTTTGTCAACTGCGTAACTCCTACATGGAAGAAAACAATATTTTCTTTTTACCTACTTTGTGATGTGAATTTCAAAAACTCGACTCTTACGTCGAGTTCACCTAAACCACCTTCAGTTTTAGCCGTGGGGTGGTTTAGTGTGTAAGTCCTGGAATATACGGTTATTGACATATTCTCTTTTTATCGCTAAGATGAAACTTCTTAAACAGATTGTTGGGGCCATAGCTCAGCTGGGAGAGCGCTTGCATGGCATGCAAGAGGTCGGCGGTTCGATCCCGCCTGGCTCCACCATATCAAC
It contains:
- a CDS encoding hypothetical protein (Evidence 5 : Unknown function), which codes for MCKSWNIRLLTYSLFIAKMKLLKQIVGAIAQLGERLHGMQEVGGSIPPGSTISTKNRENPLALAMGRKA